In Gordonia phthalatica, one genomic interval encodes:
- a CDS encoding excalibur calcium-binding domain-containing protein, giving the protein MKRIALLGSTLALTVSLSAVVPVGAVDAAPAARYANCKALNGKYRHGVARPGARDSVKGRAKPVRTFTVNRAVYQRNTHLDRDRDGVACEKR; this is encoded by the coding sequence ATGAAACGCATCGCGCTCCTCGGTTCCACTCTCGCGCTCACCGTGTCGCTGTCCGCCGTCGTTCCCGTGGGAGCCGTCGACGCCGCACCGGCCGCTCGGTACGCGAATTGCAAGGCGCTCAACGGCAAGTACCGTCACGGAGTGGCACGCCCCGGCGCTCGTGACTCGGTCAAGGGCCGAGCCAAGCCGGTTCGCACCTTCACCGTCAACCGCGCCGTCTACCAGCGCAACACCCACCTCGATCGCGACCGTGACGGCGTCGCCTGCGAGAAGCGCTGA
- the groL gene encoding chaperonin GroEL (60 kDa chaperone family; promotes refolding of misfolded polypeptides especially under stressful conditions; forms two stacked rings of heptamers to form a barrel-shaped 14mer; ends can be capped by GroES; misfolded proteins enter the barrel where they are refolded when GroES binds) encodes MAKQIAFDEEARRGLERGLNSLADTVKVTLGPKGRNVVLEKKWGAPTITNDGVSIAKEIELEDPYEKIGAELVKEVAKKTDDIAGDGTTTATVLAQALVREGLRNVAAGANPLGLKRGIEKAVAAVTESLLKSAKEVETKEQIAATAGISAGDQTIGDLIAEAMDKVGNEGVITVEEAQTFGLSLELTEGMRFDKGYISGYFVTDADRQEAVLEDPYILLVSSKVSTIKDLLPLLEKVIQSGKPLVIVAEDVEGEALSTLIVNKLKGTFKSVAVKAPGFGDRRKAMLADIAILTGGEVISEEVGLSLESAGLELLGTARKVVVTKDETTIVDGAGDADAIAGRVAQIRGEIENSDSDYDREKLQERLAKLAGGVAVIKAGAATEVELKERKHRIEDAVRNAKAAVEEGIVAGGGVALLQSESAIEGLSLEGDEATGANIVRVALEAPAKQIAVNAGLEPGVVADKVRNAQIGTGLNAATGVYEDLLAAGINDPVKVTRSALQNAASIAALFLTTEAVVADKPEKAAPAMPGADEMGGMGF; translated from the coding sequence ATGGCAAAGCAGATTGCTTTCGACGAAGAGGCCCGTCGCGGACTCGAGCGCGGCCTGAACAGCCTCGCCGACACCGTCAAGGTCACCCTCGGACCCAAGGGCCGCAACGTCGTCCTGGAGAAGAAGTGGGGCGCCCCGACGATCACCAACGATGGTGTTTCCATCGCCAAGGAGATCGAGCTCGAGGACCCGTACGAGAAGATCGGCGCAGAGCTGGTCAAGGAAGTCGCCAAGAAGACTGACGACATCGCGGGCGACGGCACCACCACCGCCACCGTGCTGGCGCAGGCGCTGGTCCGCGAGGGCCTCCGCAACGTCGCCGCCGGCGCCAACCCGCTCGGCCTGAAGCGCGGCATCGAGAAGGCCGTCGCTGCGGTCACCGAGTCGCTGCTGAAGTCGGCCAAGGAGGTCGAGACCAAGGAGCAGATCGCTGCTACCGCCGGTATCTCGGCAGGCGACCAGACCATCGGCGACCTGATCGCCGAGGCCATGGACAAGGTCGGCAACGAGGGTGTCATCACCGTCGAAGAGGCACAGACGTTCGGCCTGAGCCTGGAGCTCACCGAGGGCATGCGTTTCGACAAGGGCTACATCTCGGGCTACTTCGTCACCGACGCCGACCGCCAGGAAGCCGTCCTCGAGGACCCCTACATCCTGCTGGTCTCGAGCAAGGTCTCGACCATCAAGGACCTCCTGCCGCTGCTGGAGAAGGTCATCCAGTCGGGCAAGCCGCTGGTCATCGTCGCTGAGGACGTCGAGGGCGAGGCTCTCTCGACCCTGATCGTCAACAAGCTCAAGGGCACCTTCAAGTCCGTCGCCGTCAAGGCACCGGGCTTCGGTGACCGCCGCAAGGCCATGCTGGCCGACATCGCCATCCTCACCGGTGGCGAGGTCATCAGCGAAGAGGTCGGCCTGTCGCTGGAGAGCGCCGGCCTGGAGCTGCTGGGCACCGCCCGCAAGGTCGTCGTCACCAAGGACGAGACCACCATCGTCGACGGTGCCGGCGATGCCGACGCCATCGCCGGTCGCGTCGCGCAGATCCGCGGCGAGATCGAGAACAGCGACAGCGACTACGACCGCGAGAAGCTGCAGGAGCGCCTGGCCAAGCTGGCCGGTGGCGTTGCAGTCATCAAGGCCGGCGCTGCCACCGAGGTGGAGCTCAAGGAGCGCAAGCACCGCATCGAGGACGCCGTCCGCAACGCGAAGGCTGCCGTCGAAGAGGGCATCGTCGCCGGTGGCGGCGTGGCCCTGCTCCAGTCGGAGTCGGCCATCGAGGGTCTGTCGCTCGAGGGCGACGAGGCCACCGGCGCCAACATCGTGCGCGTCGCTCTGGAGGCCCCGGCCAAGCAGATCGCCGTCAACGCGGGCCTGGAGCCCGGCGTCGTCGCCGACAAGGTCCGCAACGCACAGATCGGCACCGGCCTCAACGCCGCGACCGGCGTGTACGAGGACCTGCTGGCCGCAGGCATCAACGACCCGGTGAAGGTCACCCGCTCGGCGCTGCAGAACGCGGCTTCGATCGCGGCTCTGTTCCTCACCACCGAGGCCGTCGTCGCCGACAAGCCCGAGAAGGCTGCTCCGGCCATGCCGGGCGCCGACGAGATGGGTGGCATGGGCTTCTGA
- a CDS encoding ATP-binding protein, producing the protein MDYLRRVLDQELDELLPGVAAIAIEGAKGVGKTATALRRAQSTLRLDDPARHSALTADLDLVTRLEPPVLIDEWQLVPPVWDRVRRAVDDDPTGGRFLLTGSAHTPSSARLHSGAGRIIRLHMRPLSMAERFPNSATVSTTELLSAEAQVDGRSELAVPDYAREILRSGFPGIRDLPDRARRAQLDSYAERIVEHELADSGVTIRSPEALRAWLTAYASATSSDASYSAVLDAATPAEADKPSRQTVSRYREHLARLFVVDPVPAWTPTFAPLKRLAKTPKHHLVDPALAARLVGLGERALLQGDGHHFKAEGSTFLGALFESLVTQSVRTYAQTAEARVGHLRTRNGDHEIDLIIENPDMSIIGIEVKLKPSVVDRDVVHLHWLKAQMGSRMIDQVVINTGEYAYRRPDGVAVIPLALLGP; encoded by the coding sequence ATGGACTACCTTCGACGAGTCCTCGATCAGGAACTCGACGAGCTGTTGCCCGGTGTCGCCGCGATCGCAATCGAAGGCGCGAAGGGTGTCGGAAAAACCGCGACTGCGCTACGCCGCGCTCAATCCACGCTGCGGCTCGACGATCCCGCACGACACTCTGCATTGACGGCCGATCTGGACCTCGTCACTCGCCTCGAGCCACCTGTTCTCATCGACGAATGGCAACTCGTTCCGCCTGTTTGGGACCGGGTGCGGCGGGCGGTCGACGACGATCCGACCGGTGGCCGGTTCCTACTCACAGGATCGGCGCACACGCCGTCGAGCGCGCGGCTGCATTCCGGCGCCGGCAGGATCATTCGACTGCACATGCGTCCCCTGTCGATGGCAGAGCGCTTCCCCAACTCTGCAACGGTATCGACCACAGAGCTGCTTTCAGCTGAAGCCCAGGTCGACGGTCGCAGCGAACTCGCCGTACCCGACTACGCTCGCGAGATACTCCGCTCCGGATTCCCCGGTATCCGCGACCTGCCAGACCGTGCCCGTCGCGCGCAATTGGACAGCTATGCGGAAAGGATCGTCGAGCACGAACTCGCCGACAGCGGCGTCACGATTCGCTCACCCGAAGCCTTGCGCGCCTGGCTCACCGCCTACGCCTCCGCGACCTCGTCAGACGCCTCGTACTCGGCGGTACTCGACGCGGCGACCCCGGCCGAGGCCGACAAACCGAGCCGACAGACGGTCAGCCGCTATCGAGAGCACCTGGCACGACTGTTCGTCGTCGATCCGGTTCCAGCCTGGACTCCCACGTTCGCCCCGTTGAAGCGCCTGGCGAAGACGCCGAAACACCACCTCGTCGACCCGGCCCTGGCGGCCAGGCTCGTCGGTCTGGGTGAACGCGCGCTACTCCAGGGCGACGGGCATCATTTCAAAGCGGAAGGCAGCACTTTCCTCGGTGCACTGTTCGAGTCGCTGGTCACCCAGTCCGTGCGGACCTACGCACAAACTGCCGAAGCACGTGTCGGCCACTTGCGAACGCGCAACGGCGACCACGAGATCGACCTGATCATCGAGAATCCGGACATGAGCATCATCGGCATCGAAGTGAAACTGAAGCCTTCTGTCGTCGACCGCGATGTGGTGCACCTGCACTGGTTGAAGGCACAGATGGGCTCTCGCATGATCGATCAAGTGGTCATCAACACCGGAGAGTACGCATACCGCCGCCCCGACGGTGTCGCGGTGATCCCGTTGGCCTTGCTCGGCCCTTGA
- a CDS encoding amidohydrolase, which yields MRGVSTLPDAVADQHPASPLPADLIADVDAVIDADTERLVDMFKDIHRNPELGFMEVRTARIVELALQNLGFDITKGIGTTGIAAIYRNGDGPVVMYRADMDANAIEEETGLDYASDVRVTRDDGTEVPVAHMCGHDAHVTWMLGMANALVSVRDRWSGTLVLIGQPAEEPITGAKAMVDDGLYNFIPKPDVFIGMHTAPGPVGVVVSSPGPRMAGTDQVDILFHGVGGHGSMPQRAKDPVLMAAMAVVEFQSIVSRMIDPQQTAVLTVGSIQAGADNNVIPAEALVKANLRWYDPAVREVMLKAVRSVSEGIARTYGMPEDRMPEIIMKGGSSPLVNSVELAEQMAASLGEVLGEENIVTDLPRATGSEDVQLLKGPYPDMPFNYLLVGIADPAVYAAARERGEDFPFSPHNPNYIVDLAAIPHGAKVASYAMLGLLGRP from the coding sequence ATGAGGGGTGTGAGCACCCTCCCAGACGCCGTCGCCGATCAGCACCCCGCCAGCCCCCTGCCCGCCGACCTGATCGCCGACGTGGACGCGGTCATCGATGCGGACACCGAGCGTCTGGTGGACATGTTCAAGGACATCCACCGGAACCCGGAACTCGGGTTCATGGAGGTTCGCACCGCGCGGATCGTCGAGTTGGCCCTGCAGAATCTCGGCTTCGACATCACCAAGGGCATCGGCACCACCGGCATCGCGGCCATTTACCGCAACGGTGACGGCCCCGTCGTCATGTACCGCGCCGACATGGACGCCAACGCGATCGAGGAGGAGACGGGCCTCGATTACGCCAGCGACGTGCGGGTGACGCGCGACGACGGCACCGAGGTCCCCGTCGCCCACATGTGCGGGCACGACGCGCACGTGACGTGGATGCTCGGCATGGCGAACGCGCTCGTCAGCGTCAGGGACCGCTGGTCGGGCACGCTGGTGCTGATCGGGCAGCCAGCCGAGGAGCCGATCACCGGCGCCAAGGCGATGGTCGACGACGGCCTCTACAACTTCATCCCCAAGCCCGACGTCTTCATCGGCATGCACACCGCTCCCGGCCCCGTCGGCGTCGTCGTCTCGTCGCCCGGCCCGCGCATGGCGGGCACCGATCAGGTCGACATCCTCTTCCACGGCGTCGGCGGTCACGGATCCATGCCGCAGCGCGCCAAGGACCCCGTGCTGATGGCGGCGATGGCGGTGGTCGAGTTCCAGAGCATCGTCTCCCGGATGATCGATCCGCAGCAGACCGCGGTCTTGACCGTCGGCTCCATCCAGGCGGGCGCCGACAACAACGTGATCCCGGCCGAGGCGCTGGTGAAGGCCAACCTCCGCTGGTACGACCCCGCCGTCCGAGAGGTGATGCTGAAGGCCGTGAGATCGGTGTCCGAGGGCATCGCCCGCACGTACGGCATGCCCGAGGACCGGATGCCGGAGATCATCATGAAGGGCGGCTCGTCGCCCCTGGTGAACAGCGTCGAACTGGCGGAACAGATGGCCGCCTCTCTCGGCGAGGTGCTCGGCGAGGAGAACATCGTCACCGACCTGCCGCGCGCCACCGGTTCCGAGGACGTGCAACTCCTCAAGGGCCCGTACCCCGACATGCCCTTCAACTACCTGCTCGTCGGCATCGCCGACCCCGCCGTCTACGCGGCCGCCCGCGAGCGCGGCGAGGACTTCCCGTTCTCTCCGCACAACCCGAACTACATCGTCGACCTCGCCGCGATCCCCCACGGCGCCAAGGTCGCGTCGTACGCGATGCTGGGGCTGCTGGGACGTCCGTAG
- a CDS encoding tyrosine-protein phosphatase: MTDQQVRVPGAPSTVPALPNLRDLGGWSGADGRPVRYGMLFRSTDFRALVDDAAATQQLHAALGLRTVYDFRSTAETDAMPDPTWDDVAPVHLDVLADTSTAVPANLATVLTDPAAVAQVNEFLAGQGAAQKMVGTYREMITADSARNSYSRFYRGLLGEDRSPALFHCTTGKDRTGWAAASFLSLMGVSRDDVFRDYLLTNDRLVPALAPVFEKFAAAGGDPDLLTNVLGVRAEYLEAAFDEVDTVHGSLEAYFADALGIDAVAQQALRDRFLEA; the protein is encoded by the coding sequence ATGACTGATCAGCAGGTCCGCGTGCCCGGCGCGCCGAGTACCGTCCCCGCCCTGCCCAATCTCCGCGACCTCGGCGGCTGGTCCGGCGCCGACGGCCGTCCCGTCCGATACGGAATGCTGTTCCGCTCCACCGATTTCCGTGCACTCGTCGACGACGCCGCCGCGACGCAGCAGCTCCACGCCGCCTTGGGCCTGCGCACCGTCTACGACTTCCGCTCCACCGCCGAGACCGACGCGATGCCCGACCCCACCTGGGACGACGTGGCACCGGTGCATCTCGACGTCCTCGCCGACACGTCGACCGCCGTCCCCGCGAACCTCGCGACCGTGCTGACCGACCCGGCGGCCGTCGCCCAGGTCAACGAGTTCCTGGCCGGGCAGGGCGCCGCGCAGAAGATGGTGGGCACCTACCGCGAGATGATCACCGCCGACAGTGCGCGGAACAGCTACTCCCGGTTCTATCGCGGACTGCTCGGCGAGGACCGCTCGCCCGCCCTGTTCCACTGCACCACCGGCAAAGACCGCACGGGGTGGGCGGCGGCGTCGTTCCTGTCGCTGATGGGCGTCTCGCGCGACGACGTCTTCCGCGACTACCTCCTCACCAACGACCGACTGGTTCCGGCGCTCGCCCCGGTCTTCGAGAAGTTCGCCGCCGCCGGCGGCGATCCCGACCTGCTGACCAACGTCCTCGGGGTTCGCGCCGAGTATCTGGAGGCGGCCTTCGACGAGGTCGACACCGTGCACGGCTCGCTCGAGGCCTACTTCGCCGACGCCCTCGGCATCGACGCCGTCGCGCAGCAGGCCCTGCGCGACCGCTTCCTCGAGGCCTGA
- a CDS encoding TetR/AcrR family transcriptional regulator, translating to MPTPESPRTAMIRCAAELIARKGVPGTSVGDVLAASGAARGSVYYHFPGGRAQLMDEAVRHAGEELGAELNVARRLPVHRSIAAIADIWRTRLVASDFEAGCPIGAGAQARATDPEAADAAEEVFLQWGHLLSARLREEDFDDRRAEDLADAILSSIQGAVVLCRARRSVQPLDRAVAHLRELAQRRTDPMSEAAVDEDLGGGTAQRPPLG from the coding sequence ATGCCGACACCCGAATCACCCCGCACGGCGATGATCCGGTGCGCCGCCGAACTCATCGCCCGCAAGGGGGTTCCGGGGACGTCGGTGGGCGACGTGCTCGCCGCGTCCGGTGCGGCTCGCGGTTCGGTGTACTACCACTTCCCGGGCGGCCGGGCGCAGCTCATGGACGAGGCTGTCCGACACGCGGGGGAGGAGCTCGGCGCCGAACTGAACGTCGCGCGGCGCCTGCCCGTGCACCGGTCGATCGCCGCGATCGCCGACATCTGGCGGACCCGGCTCGTCGCGTCGGATTTCGAGGCGGGCTGCCCGATCGGGGCCGGCGCCCAGGCGCGCGCCACCGACCCGGAGGCCGCCGACGCGGCGGAGGAGGTCTTCCTGCAGTGGGGCCACCTGCTGTCCGCCCGACTGCGGGAGGAGGACTTCGACGACCGCCGCGCCGAGGACCTGGCCGACGCCATCCTGTCGAGCATTCAGGGCGCCGTCGTACTGTGCCGGGCGCGGCGCAGCGTGCAGCCGTTGGATCGGGCGGTCGCCCACCTCCGGGAGCTCGCGCAGCGGCGCACCGACCCGATGTCGGAGGCCGCGGTCGACGAGGATTTGGGCGGCGGGACGGCTCAACGTCCTCCGCTGGGGTAG
- a CDS encoding SRPBCC family protein, which translates to MAVSASTEFDLNAPASLVMEILLDVESLPEWSGPHKSAKILTTDADGRPDRVELSVSAVGMTDNQTLDYTWTDTTCAWTLVESSQLSEQSGVYTLTDNGATTHVKFDLSVELKIKLPGLLVKRAQKIAVDTAKKGLTDEVKRRS; encoded by the coding sequence ATGGCTGTCTCCGCATCAACTGAATTCGATCTCAACGCGCCGGCCTCGCTGGTCATGGAGATCCTGCTCGACGTCGAGTCCCTCCCCGAGTGGTCGGGGCCGCACAAGTCGGCGAAGATCCTGACCACGGACGCCGACGGACGTCCGGATCGCGTCGAACTGTCGGTCAGCGCCGTCGGCATGACCGACAACCAGACGCTCGATTACACCTGGACCGACACCACCTGCGCCTGGACGCTGGTCGAGAGCAGTCAGCTCAGCGAACAGAGCGGCGTCTACACGCTGACCGACAACGGTGCCACCACCCACGTGAAGTTCGACCTGTCCGTCGAGCTCAAGATCAAACTGCCCGGCCTGCTGGTGAAGCGCGCGCAGAAGATCGCGGTCGACACCGCGAAGAAGGGCCTGACCGACGAGGTCAAGCGCCGCAGCTGA
- a CDS encoding DUF6764 family protein yields the protein MRLRSLSVRVLFGLVAIAAAFGMATLLGGGDAGAATKCTANNNQRVEHVNGKSHCVANAGPGSKASAKDNTNNGAALAVSTTGGTATAENNGNNSAALASGIYGGHGYAYSQGPYSTAVAQGRHGGTTIAISGAAGGAFATGDGVACLGSMAAAYDSTTGRSCLKWGGVNLR from the coding sequence ATGAGGCTGCGCTCGCTGTCTGTTCGTGTTCTGTTCGGCCTGGTCGCCATTGCTGCGGCATTCGGGATGGCCACCCTGTTGGGCGGCGGTGACGCCGGCGCCGCGACCAAGTGCACCGCGAACAACAACCAGCGCGTCGAGCACGTGAACGGTAAGAGCCACTGCGTCGCCAATGCGGGCCCCGGCAGTAAGGCGAGCGCCAAGGACAACACGAACAACGGTGCGGCGCTGGCGGTTTCGACCACCGGCGGCACCGCGACCGCGGAGAACAACGGCAACAACTCGGCTGCCCTCGCCAGCGGCATCTACGGCGGGCATGGCTACGCCTACTCGCAGGGCCCGTACTCCACCGCTGTCGCGCAGGGCCGCCACGGAGGCACCACCATCGCGATCTCCGGTGCCGCGGGCGGCGCGTTCGCGACCGGCGACGGTGTGGCCTGCCTCGGCAGCATGGCTGCCGCCTACGACTCCACCACCGGCCGCAGCTGCCTCAAGTGGGGCGGCGTCAACCTGCGCTGA
- the ppk2 gene encoding polyphosphate kinase 2, with translation MTELPAEITSPRIGPDLSLISGREALQRIVDLQDTTGFTVIDDDDDDPILLTLPERNVVDTWREEYPYDERMSRREYEVTKRKLQIELLKLQKWTKQTGQRHLMLFEGRDAAGKGGTIKRFNEHLNPRGARTVALEKPSEREATEWYFQRYVQHLPAAGEMVFFDRSWYNRAGVERVMNFCTPEQYDQFMQQAPAFEKMLVDDGVHLVKFWFSVTPLEQRTRFAIRQIDPVRQWKLSPMDLASLDRWDSYTEAKEQMFADTDTDFAPWIVVKSNDKKRARINAMRYVLSLHDYDGKDEVLVGQPDPLIVGRARDLLGD, from the coding sequence ATGACAGAACTCCCCGCCGAGATCACTTCACCGCGCATCGGCCCCGATCTGAGCCTGATCTCCGGTCGGGAGGCGCTGCAGCGCATCGTCGACCTGCAGGACACCACCGGCTTCACCGTCATCGACGACGATGACGACGATCCGATCCTGCTGACGTTGCCCGAGCGGAACGTCGTCGACACCTGGCGCGAGGAGTACCCGTACGACGAGCGGATGAGCCGCCGCGAATACGAAGTGACCAAGCGGAAGCTGCAGATCGAGCTGCTGAAGCTGCAGAAGTGGACCAAGCAGACCGGTCAGCGGCACCTGATGCTCTTCGAGGGCCGCGACGCCGCGGGCAAGGGCGGCACCATCAAGCGGTTCAACGAACACCTGAACCCGCGTGGCGCGCGGACCGTCGCCCTGGAGAAGCCGTCCGAGCGGGAGGCCACCGAGTGGTACTTCCAGCGCTACGTGCAGCACCTTCCCGCCGCGGGAGAGATGGTCTTCTTCGACCGCTCCTGGTACAACCGGGCGGGCGTGGAGCGGGTGATGAACTTCTGCACACCCGAGCAGTACGACCAGTTCATGCAGCAGGCGCCGGCCTTCGAGAAGATGCTGGTGGACGACGGCGTGCACCTGGTGAAGTTCTGGTTCTCGGTGACGCCGCTGGAACAGCGGACCCGGTTCGCGATCCGGCAGATCGACCCCGTCCGGCAGTGGAAGCTGTCACCGATGGACCTCGCGTCGTTGGATCGCTGGGACTCGTACACCGAGGCCAAGGAGCAGATGTTCGCCGACACCGACACCGATTTCGCACCGTGGATCGTCGTCAAGAGCAACGACAAGAAGCGGGCACGCATCAACGCCATGCGCTACGTGCTCAGCCTGCACGACTACGACGGCAAGGACGAGGTCCTGGTGGGACAGCCGGATCCGCTGATCGTCGGGCGGGCCCGCGACCTCCTGGGCGACTGA
- a CDS encoding ABC transporter ATP-binding protein, producing MSAPSHVSATGLILSDVEIGYRGRHGATVASGITAQARPGELTALIGPNGAGKSTLLRTICGLQPSLGGRVELSDGTSVERLGRTALARRVAVVTTDSVDPGRLSAREVVGLGRTPYLAMTGKMSAADHRIVEESIDAVAGQSLAARPFIDLSDGEKQRILAARALAQEPELLVLDEPTSHLDAPSRVEFCDLLRTLAREQQITVLLSSHELELMMRVADHLWLLGPDGTMAAGSPRELADRGDIGATFDRGRLTFDPDHFVFNIAEER from the coding sequence ATGAGCGCCCCGTCGCACGTCTCGGCCACCGGACTCATCCTGTCCGACGTGGAGATCGGCTACCGCGGCCGGCACGGCGCCACCGTCGCCTCCGGGATCACCGCGCAGGCCAGGCCCGGCGAGCTGACCGCGCTCATCGGGCCCAACGGAGCGGGCAAGTCGACGCTGCTGCGGACCATCTGCGGGCTTCAGCCGTCGCTCGGAGGTCGGGTGGAGCTGTCCGACGGCACGTCGGTGGAGAGGCTGGGACGCACCGCGCTGGCCCGTCGGGTCGCGGTCGTCACCACCGACAGCGTCGACCCCGGGCGACTCTCAGCACGCGAGGTGGTCGGCCTCGGCCGCACGCCCTACTTGGCGATGACCGGGAAGATGAGCGCGGCGGATCACCGGATCGTCGAGGAGTCCATCGACGCGGTGGCCGGGCAGTCCCTCGCTGCCCGACCGTTCATCGACCTTTCCGACGGGGAGAAGCAGCGGATCCTCGCCGCCCGCGCGCTGGCTCAGGAGCCGGAACTGCTGGTGCTCGACGAGCCGACGTCGCACCTGGACGCACCGTCGCGCGTGGAGTTCTGCGACCTGCTGCGCACCCTCGCCCGCGAACAGCAGATCACCGTGCTGCTCTCATCGCACGAGTTGGAGCTGATGATGCGGGTGGCCGATCACCTCTGGCTCCTCGGTCCCGACGGAACGATGGCCGCCGGCAGTCCACGAGAACTCGCCGACCGCGGCGACATCGGCGCCACCTTCGACCGCGGCCGCCTCACCTTCGACCCCGACCACTTCGTCTTCAACATCGCGGAGGAGCGCTGA
- a CDS encoding iron ABC transporter permease — protein MTVVSGRNPARTALLLSALLIACVVSVAIAIAVGSEWIPLHDVVSILAGGHSADPGWDFIVREVRLPRVVTALLAGAALSVAGLQMQTLFRNALADPYVLGANSGASLGVAVVVMASGASWAGFTSGLAGGSRTVTVLAAALGAAVVLGVVLIMAHWVRNAVVLLLVGVMVGAVTASMVSVLIVYASTPESVQQFLKWGMGSFSNTVWSDMWVFIPLVAGTAVLCFATARSLNALLLGENYARSMGVDLRWARTLTLASSALMTGVVTAYCGPIGFLGLVVPHLTRGLFRSSNHRTLIPGCVVVGALLALWCSILSELPGNDHSLPLNAVTAIIGAPIVITVLVRGRVGGAV, from the coding sequence ATGACGGTCGTGAGCGGGAGGAACCCCGCGCGGACAGCCCTGTTGCTGTCCGCGCTACTGATCGCGTGTGTCGTCAGCGTCGCGATCGCCATCGCGGTCGGCTCCGAGTGGATCCCCCTGCACGACGTCGTGTCCATCCTCGCGGGTGGCCACTCCGCCGATCCCGGCTGGGACTTCATCGTCCGCGAGGTCCGCCTCCCCCGCGTCGTGACGGCACTCCTCGCCGGCGCCGCGCTCTCGGTCGCCGGACTGCAGATGCAGACGCTGTTCCGCAATGCGCTCGCCGACCCGTACGTCCTCGGCGCCAACTCGGGCGCGAGCCTCGGCGTCGCCGTGGTCGTGATGGCGTCGGGCGCGTCGTGGGCGGGGTTCACCAGCGGTCTCGCGGGCGGCAGTCGGACGGTCACCGTGCTCGCCGCCGCACTCGGCGCGGCCGTCGTGCTCGGCGTCGTCCTGATCATGGCGCACTGGGTGCGCAACGCGGTGGTCCTGCTGCTGGTGGGTGTGATGGTCGGCGCCGTCACCGCATCGATGGTGTCGGTGCTGATCGTGTACGCCAGCACCCCAGAGTCCGTGCAGCAGTTCCTGAAGTGGGGCATGGGCAGTTTCAGCAACACCGTCTGGTCGGACATGTGGGTGTTCATTCCCCTCGTCGCCGGCACCGCGGTGCTCTGCTTCGCGACGGCCCGCTCGCTCAACGCCCTCCTGCTCGGCGAGAACTACGCGCGGTCGATGGGGGTCGACCTGCGCTGGGCACGGACCCTCACGCTCGCGTCGTCGGCCCTGATGACCGGCGTGGTGACCGCCTACTGCGGGCCGATCGGCTTCCTCGGTCTGGTGGTCCCGCACCTCACGCGCGGACTGTTCCGGTCGTCGAATCACCGCACCCTGATCCCCGGCTGCGTGGTGGTCGGCGCCCTGCTGGCGCTGTGGTGCTCCATCCTCAGCGAGCTGCCGGGCAACGATCATTCACTGCCGCTCAACGCCGTCACCGCCATCATCGGCGCCCCGATCGTGATCACCGTCCTGGTCCGCGGCCGGGTGGGAGGAGCCGTATGA